A region of the Anguilla anguilla isolate fAngAng1 chromosome 16, fAngAng1.pri, whole genome shotgun sequence genome:
CAGTTCCTTTGTCTGTAAATGTCAGTAGTCAAGTCCTATCTGTAAACATTTAGATATGCTGGCCAAATTTGGTttgatttttgctttttgtgtcCTGTCCAATTGTAGACATTTTAGAATGGCCCCAGCTTCTCTAGGTAAATTATATTGCACCTGAACATACAATTTAATGGTTTGACGTCCCACACACTTTCATTCCATGGGATTGCTTTTAGTAAGTGAATCCGTTCTAGAAACTTTGTTCTCACCCAAAAAGGCAATGTCACCCCTGCTTTTATTGTGATGACTTGATAAGCAACCTTTATTGTACTGCACTATTTTATGAGGTAACCCTAACGCAGTAAGCAGGACTGATTAGTAGAGTGATGACTTTTGGTGCAGAATTGAACTGTCCACTCTAGGTCATGCTATTTGCCCCAAACTCAAAACTATcccttgaaattgttttttttccgaaAAACGGCACTGCAGCAATTCTGAGCATATTAACTTTTGTCAGATCATGTCAGAAGTTTTACTTGGAGAGCCATCCTGGGGTCCATTATTGTAAGGGATGTCTATTAGTTGTgtttctgtctcatttgttCTAAGATGCACCAAATTTGGAATgttactgtttttcttttctatataatttatttcagccaattttaattttaatgtgatttCATACAGTACTCTTGTAATGAATAAACACTTTTTACACATTCCCAGAATGGGCTAATATGAATCATTATGCATATTTTCTTCTCACTAGCATGTCCATTTTCAGAATGACTGCCATAAAATCCAGGTGGTGGACAGTGTGGCCAgtacttttgtaaataaacGTTTGCGTTCCCAGTGTGAGTTGGTTAGCAACGCAATGCTCTACAGAATTCCCTGTGCTGAAGTTTTCTTCAGTGGCTCAGGACCAATCACAAATATCTTACAGATTACATTCACAATTCTGTGCAAATATGGATTTCACAGCCGTCTTGATTTTCAATATAAATCATCTccgcattatttaaaaaatgttttgcctttttgtgtatgcatgtagaTGGTTATCGATTGATAGCAGTCCCATTGCTCAGTACCTGGTGTTAAACCGCTTTTTTAGATTGAAGCAGTTAGAGGTAGTTCTGTTTTAGTGCTGTACGTCACCTAGGGCATTTTGGGatccatgaaaataagaatattgaattgaattttgaaTTATGTCAGAAGAGAAATGCTTAGAGGATGACCTTAAACTCCACCAGCGGAAGCTGTTTTGGTACACAGGGAACTGCTATGAattttacttttctttaaaGCAAGGTACATTCTCCAGGCATTATGTGAAATGCGCCTTATGGTCATTGGAACTCTATgatggcttttcttttttaagtgaaCCTTTAGCTTCTCCaactaatttttatttatttattttgctaagtatgtgtacaccacacatataaatatatatatatactataattttttaataaaatctgataaAAGTTTTGCGTTGAGTTTTTATTATTAGCTTAATCCACTAGATGGTGCCAAATTCGCACATTAACTGTAAAGTTAGGTAAACGTTTCACTCGCTTTTCTCCCTGATTGACGTATTCATGCCAAAACTTAGCTTCTTGTAAACTGTTTCCGTATAAGCAAGGGAGACCACCTGAAATGTACACGACGTGCAGCCAATAAAGTTGAGTTACCAATGGAAGCAAAAAGGGCGCATTTAACTGTCCCGGTGTCTAGTTTCAATTCatataatattgtttttaaaattcagtcttaaaacaaaatgtctacGAATAAAAAACATTGGAATAACTGgacgtccatccatccatcctcaATATATCAACTCATACAATAGCGTGAAATACCATCTTGAGGAGATCAATGAAACTAATACAATGGGAACAAACCTAATGTAATATCGACTGCTCATgcctactgctactactaataataataagaaaagatAAATAGGCCTAGATATTGTACAttcataaaatgataaataaaaggTTACAATCCATCTAAAAATACGCGTTCATGTGTCAGAGTTCACAAGCCTGACAAAGGAacaaatataattcaatataaatgcagtttttacAAATCACCTAGATTTTATGACACATATGCCTAATTTTTTACAATACGCTTATTAGAAAGCAAAATAGGctaatgtaaatataaacaaaacttTGTACAGTTCATCTCAACAGTATTAAAAAATGGGGAAAGTTGACACAAAAACAAGAGCGTGCTTTCAGAGACCATGCAGAGCTTCCTTAACGCCCTTTGGAACATTACCATCTACGTAATGGCGGCAGAGACGTTTTCTTAAAATATCGCGAGATCTTGGATTGGATTTCAATTGGATGGAATAGTTAAAGCCACCGATTTCAAAACGGTTTTTGCGTAAAACCACAGCTAGAAATGGGTGAGGAACGCTCTTTTCCCGACAGATATCACGTTGCTGGATTATAAAAGGCGTGTGAACTAGGGATTGAGTACTGTTCAGTGTCATATAATGGCACATATTAGAGCTATTATTTTAcctctgttgaaaaaaaaaaaatcgaaaatGTAGTTATTGCACACGTTTGCACGTCCCCGATGCGTGCATGTATCCATCATaactgtagcctactgtagacAGGCCTATGTTTACGATCGGTAGCTAGCTGAGCTGGTAGAGTGCAAGCAGTAGGCTATGTAAAATGGCCGAGTTTTGGTGCGTTTGGATGCCCGTTTCTGTgcttattcatttaatttatatagctTACTAGATCGGTCTGTTGTGAAACAATAATAACTAGTCTAGACATTTGGAGAAACCTAAACTGGATATCCCTGTCTTGACCGGCATTAGCAtgtctttgttttagtttacCGATGAACTAAGTTATTGATGTTATAGCCTGCGTTAAGCTATGTGGTTCTCTGAAGTTATACGTGAGAATACAGTATCACGATTGTAGAGGAAAGTTacatcagttaaaaaaaacagtatcagTAGCAATTTCTAAAAGGTATGTTGTTTTGAGATACTCGATACAAGTATTTTCAAAGATGGCCTTTTTGCGTGGGTTCATAAAGACGTCTGGCCCAGATGATAGCCTGCTTCGTATTATTTTGAAGTTGAAATTCGGGTTGATACCCGTTAACTAAGTTAGTTAGCATTAGCTTCTCTAATTCCCAGTTCCTTCATTGTTGATTTTAAAGGCTGAAACAAATGGCGCAACTAAATTGCTCATGAGATGTGCGCATAATAAACTAACGAATAAgctattattaaatattaatgaatgtgACTAAACTGATTTTTACAGAACATGGAATGGATCTGGACGACAGTCTGACCAATATTAACTGGCTGGGGCGATTCTCCTGTCGCGGAATTGTCGCTGAAAAAAAGGCTTCGTCGAAACTGAAGGTAGGAAACACCATCACAACAAAAGGCACAGCAAGTTGGTTCTGTGCACAATGAAAGCTTTATGTTCCTGTActtaacagcaacaacaaataGCCATTAATGTGTCCGATTAGGAAGTTAAAGTAAATGTATTCCTTATTCTGAATACCAGTTTGgttacattttaataagatGTGGATCACagttagaaaatgtattttgctaaTTAAATGTGTCATGGGAACACCTGGCCTGCAGGGCTGGGGTGTCCTGAAATGGCCTCCAGTGGTCAGAGCTGTTGATAGTGATGGTGTAATGTTGTCCTTCAGGCGGTGAAGCCACCCTCTGGTGTCTCAGTGAAGAGGCCTCGGCACTCCTATTCAGAGCTGATCAAGCTGGCCCTGAACAGCGCTCCTGACAGGAGACTAGCTCTGCAGCAGATCTATGCTTGGGTGGAGGATCACTTTCCCTACTACAAATACCATGCCAACCCAGGATGGAGGGTGAGCAGACTGGCCAATCAGGCACTGATGATCTCTTTGAAATGGTCATGCCATTGGCTGGATAATTGGGATGGCCAGGAAATGGCTTATGGCCTTATGTCAATGTCAAATTGGTAGTATTTAAATTTGTTATGGGAATGTAGTAGTTTAATAGCAGTTCTGTTTTTACAGACCTGTAACTCTGAATTACTAATAGACCAACAATATCACAGTTATTTTGTTGGCAAATTTGCAGGTGTGTGGAAACCTTTAGCATATTGTtgtttcatattgttttttctcatctttttttcacaaagattattttctctctcagaaTTCTATCCGCCATAGCTTGTCAAAGCAAGATATCTTCATCCGTGAGGCAGGAGGAAGCGGCAGAACGTCCTTCTGGATGATGAAACCATACACTCAGCCCAATGTCTTCCTGAGTCTTGGACAAAATGTAAGGGCTTAATTCTATTGTGAGAATTGTGGAGAACATGACGTCACACATACATGTTTCTAAATtgttttttcagaaagatgtttCTTCTTCGGCGACGGCAAACAAAAAGGGTATGTCAGGCTTTAGTCAAGGGCTATTGTAAACAAATATCTGACAAGAATTATTGTGGGagactgtaaatattttgtcagttttttaaaattttggctTTGTAGATTATATAGCTGGATTAACTTAATGGTTAACTTAATGGTTGCTTGATTGGATCCTCAGGCACTGGGAGGAAGAAGATGCACCCCCTGTTGCCCCGTGGAGTTCTGCACTGCCTGGTCCCAGTCCCTGTGCTCATTAACCCACCTGCTGTTGGTCCCATAGCAGGTCACCCCCCACTCTGCTTGCCTGCCCACAACGGCACCCAGAGAGCCATTGCCCCCAAGGTAACCAGGTGTTTACATCTGTCCAAGATTTCAGGGACAGGCCAGAGATGGTACAGAACCTTTGCAGCAAGTTCCGGTGTAATGAACATTTAGTACTCAAACGGGGTAGGTCTCCTGCAGGTTTCAAGCCACAGCTCCCATTAGCCCCTCTGTCCAACAAGACATATGATTACCCTGTTGGGCTCCTAACAGAAATGCGCTGAAAAGCTCAACAAGGAGCACCATCACCTTCACACTTGTGTGTGTCTacgcacgtgcgtgtgcatgtgtgtgtgttgtcaatTCTGAGACGGACTGAAAAGTACGGAATGTTCTTTTactctgtttatttgttaaaattcACGCCCAGAACTTTCTCTTTCATTTGAAATAGTATtctgatatttttaaattcatcaaCTTCCAGTCGGTTGCAACTGATATCTTCATCAGggagaaatgtttattttttaatgctctGCATTAACCATatttcctttctctctgccaGGTGCCCATTGCATGCTGTTCAATACCTGCTATCCcctctccagctgctgcagtgtccaCCCACCACCAACAGGGGGCTGTGGTGGTGAAGCGCTGGAACACAGGCCGCCAGAGGGGAATGCGTCAGAGACGCAAGCAGAGACACCAGGTGCTGCAGGAACCAGAGATTCCCTCGCAGAGCCTCTTCAGTATCTCCACCAACAATGACTCGGGGCTTGGCAGCGAGAATACAGTCTCCTCAGAGCAGAAAACGGGCAGTATAACAGACAGCCCCTCCAACTTCAGAACCCCTTTAAAAAGAACCAACAATGGGATGGTCACTTCCACACCCTCCACTAACCTCACTCTGCTCTCACCCAATGGGGCTCTCCCCATGCTGGGGGTGGCCCACACCCCTTCAGCCACCCTGGGGAGCTTCCTGGATGGCAGTTTTTTCAGGTCCCCGGAGGGTGGTGTCATTGGGGATGAAGACCTGGGCCTATTATCCCTAAGAGACACGCCATCTGGAAATCACCATGGGAATGGCAGCCTGGCTGATTTCTCTTTCCTCAACTTCACCCCCATTAGAGACATATCCCTGAAGAGGGATACGTCTGAACCCCAGTCCTGTAGCGAAACCCTGCCTCCCGTCTGTCCCGATTTCTCCCTCGGGGGTCTTGAACGGGGAGCTGAGCTTGTTAATATTAGCTGGTCAGACTTTATTGAAACAGACACTCAGCATCTGCTCTGAGAAATGGACACATGTCAGTTATGATTAAAATTATGCTCCAAAACCCATTGTAGAGCTTAGCTCTAGTTTACCAGCCCTATGAATGTTCTTTGTTCCAGTGGATATTTAAGAGAGAGAATCATGCCAGAAAATGCAGAGACTAATGAAAAAAGGTAAACCGCTTTTGGTTTGAATTTCTTAgcatgtaatttgtttttgtgtgtgtgtgcgcgtgtgtgtgggtgtgtttgtgtgcgtgttgaatataattataaaatttacaaaatacacTGGCTAAATAAACCTGGCTTATTTTGGTCCCTTAAAGACTATGCCTAGTTTGTTTCTCTCAGCTGTGCATAATTCCAGCTGGGCTCAAGGGCTCTCATCCTATGAGGACCTGCTTTTTCATTATTAGCTCAGTCAGACTTCCCTCCTGCTCAATGTGTCCTTCACTGTGTCCTGAGGACAGTACTAAAACTGCATCACAAAGAGGGGggtatgtatatattatatatacatacagataGCCCAATCTTACAATCTCTTTTCTGTGAAGGCCTCGATGGACTGTTCTTGATGAAACTGCCAGCTCACTCCCTAGTTTGATATTTGTGGTCAACTGATTCAGGTTTGTCTGTTTTCCCTTGGATCTTGAACCAATGCGTGGACATCAGGAGTATGCAGTTTCCGGCTAGATGATATCTTTCCCTCAAATTTCCATGACATCGTCAGTTTAGAAACTGTTCCTTGTAGAACATCAGCAAGTTCAGCAGTCAGTTACTGAAGCTCCTGCTGAATGTGCCCCAACAGCCACCCCTCTTTCAAAGCAATCTCATTCTACCTATGGAGCCAAAATAATGGACTTGCTTGGCCTGCCCAGAATTTTTTGTTCACAACCATGTAAGCAGctgggatgttaattgcttaagtAACTGCCTGTTTCAATATACTGTGTATTCTGCGTCCCTCAAGAGcttcctttattttggcagttacctGTAGGCTTAGTGCAAGTGCGTCGTTTCGCAAAAGGTAATACATGAATGCTGTACAAGACGATCTCCTCACCTTTATAATATAGATGTAAAGCCAAACATTACATAGTGTAGATGGTGACAAACTGGCATGTTCTGTTTTATGTCCtagatatatttatttgctCACATCGGTGAGTAAGATGCCCGATCAAGCTGTCAGTAGTGAGAATAACCTTCATTACCCCGTGGGCTGCCaacctcccaccctcccccgaGTACTGAGACGCGCTTGAAACGTCACGCGTTTGTCCT
Encoded here:
- the LOC118215751 gene encoding forkhead box protein M1-like isoform X1; the protein is MEHGMDLDDSLTNINWLGRFSCRGIVAEKKASSKLKAVKPPSGVSVKRPRHSYSELIKLALNSAPDRRLALQQIYAWVEDHFPYYKYHANPGWRNSIRHSLSKQDIFIREAGGSGRTSFWMMKPYTQPNVFLSLGQNKDVSSSATANKKGTGRKKMHPLLPRGVLHCLVPVPVLINPPAVGPIAGHPPLCLPAHNGTQRAIAPKVPIACCSIPAIPSPAAAVSTHHQQGAVVVKRWNTGRQRGMRQRRKQRHQVLQEPEIPSQSLFSISTNNDSGLGSENTVSSEQKTGSITDSPSNFRTPLKRTNNGMVTSTPSTNLTLLSPNGALPMLGVAHTPSATLGSFLDGSFFRSPEGGVIGDEDLGLLSLRDTPSGNHHGNGSLADFSFLNFTPIRDISLKRDTSEPQSCSETLPPVCPDFSLGGLERGAELVNISWSDFIETDTQHLL
- the LOC118215751 gene encoding forkhead box protein M1-like isoform X2 yields the protein MDLDDSLTNINWLGRFSCRGIVAEKKASSKLKAVKPPSGVSVKRPRHSYSELIKLALNSAPDRRLALQQIYAWVEDHFPYYKYHANPGWRNSIRHSLSKQDIFIREAGGSGRTSFWMMKPYTQPNVFLSLGQNKDVSSSATANKKGTGRKKMHPLLPRGVLHCLVPVPVLINPPAVGPIAGHPPLCLPAHNGTQRAIAPKVPIACCSIPAIPSPAAAVSTHHQQGAVVVKRWNTGRQRGMRQRRKQRHQVLQEPEIPSQSLFSISTNNDSGLGSENTVSSEQKTGSITDSPSNFRTPLKRTNNGMVTSTPSTNLTLLSPNGALPMLGVAHTPSATLGSFLDGSFFRSPEGGVIGDEDLGLLSLRDTPSGNHHGNGSLADFSFLNFTPIRDISLKRDTSEPQSCSETLPPVCPDFSLGGLERGAELVNISWSDFIETDTQHLL